The genomic window GCCCTCTGGAcacatgcatcaccatgatgatcTAGCTGGTTGGTTCATCACAGTTCTCTTTTTGGAATATAGCTGAAGCAACAATCATGACTCAGGGACATTATTGATATTTCACAATTCCTACAGTTTCTACGGCTATCCGACAGCAGGGTGAACAAACAACCAGCTTCTGATTCTCAGGAATCCACGGCCATGGTGATTCTCAGGAATCTGTGGCCCAAACAATAAATAAGGAGAAGGCTACTAGTTTGATTATGCTTGATTTGACTGCCAAAtaatccctccgtcccataatgtaagacggttTTTGACAGTACACTAGTGTCAAAATGCGTCTTACATTATCAGCAGTTGGGCGAGATTGTAAGACCGAACTTTGAGTAATACGAGaatattttcgcaaaaaaaaaaaactggccAAATAATTATGAAGGAATTGCCTGTCAAGCTTGCTCATCTTCATGTACATTTGTTCTACAGCAGGGCAGGAGCTTCTCAACTCCAGCCAGAGCAGCTCTGCAGACACACCTGATCCATGCAATGATCAAGGCGTTTTAGTCTGCTTCCTTGGGTCTATGCATTAGGGTGATCAACCGTCACCTCCATTGACGAGTAGTTGTTAATCGGAGGTGACGAGTAGTTGTTAATCATATATCCTGGCTGACGAACCTTTTTGAAGGCAGAAACAAACTTCACCTTCTATTCATTTCTTATTTATTACTCCTAACTCGCTTGAAACCATCATTGCAATGGCCTTGAGTAGAGGCAAGAGATCACCCAGCAATCAAACATCACAGGCGGTAAAGTTACAACAAACTTCATTTTCACTTCTTTGTTACTTGTCCATTTATCTTATTTAGGTCTTATTACTTCTTTGCTGGATCTACGCCGCCCCTACGGGACAACGAAACCATTACATATCTACAAGAGACAGGCACGGAGAGCAGCTTGATGACGGTGTCCAGGGATACCAACTACCTACTACCAGGTCATCCAAGGCAGCATCGCTGAGACTTCAGATTTTCACCTCTCGCACGTCATTTTGCCCGAAAGGGGTGCCGCAGCCCGGGCACTTCCGGTGGCGTAGCTCGAGGTTCCTCTGGATACATGTTGAGCAGAACAGGTGGAAGCATTTGGTGATCACAACCTGCCAACAATCAAACAAGGAACACAAGGCTAATCAGCATTCAGCAGTAGGCGGTCTTCAGGTTTAAGTGCATAACAGAGAAACTGGAACTTCGGTCACATGGAAATAAAAATACATGTATAACTCAGCTTCTACCATCTCGAGTCACACACAAATCTGCATCATCCAAAAATAAGGTTATGCAATTCAATGAACAGCAAGTTACCTCTTTGGGTCGGTCAAAGCACACGCCACACTTGAGAATAGCCTTGGAGTCTTTTATCTCGTCCTGGAGCTTCTGGATAGTAGCCTCTTCGTTCTCAGACGTCAGCTCCATGACTTCATTCTTCACCTCCTCGTATGCTTCCTCAAGCTTTCTCTTCTCGCTTCTATAAAATAGCAAAAGAATGTGTAACAAGCCCTGGTGGCAGAACAGCAAGACAAATTTGGAACCAAAAATTAACACCACACCAGCAAGCCTAACCTCTCACGCTCCAGCTCCGTTCTCAGCTCAGCTATTTTTTTCTGGTTTTGCTCATATTCTTTCTCAGAGGATCCAACGGCGGACCGAAGCCACTTGAGCTCCTTTTCTGCGTCAGATACCTCCAGCAGAGTCTTTTCAATGGTAATTGCATGATGCCTGTTCTCTGAAGAAGTTTTTATAGCTTGTGCGACATAGGCTTTCATCTGTAAGGTTTATTCAAATAAAGACACTTCAAAACCAGCTCAGtggtaaacacacacacacacacacacacacacacacacacacacagaataTATTTTTTAATACAATAAATATTTGCTTTGACGTGATTTTCAATTACTGTTGGCGGACACTAAATTAAACCATAAATAACACATAGGGCATGAGTCAGAGATTACCTGCTCTTCACCACGGGAGAGTTTTTGTTTAGATGACTCCAGTGAACTGTTAACCTGATGGAGTTGCTTCTGTAACAAATGCTTTTCAGAGAGAAGGGAAGCAGAGGCTTGCTTTGTCTTCACACTATCTGATACTAGCTGTTAGATGAGAAACAAGTTACTGATGGGAACCAATAAGAAAAGCAAACAGTGTTTCTTCTGGCAATTCAACAGAGTATAAATGATGTGGGGTTAAAGTGCCTGGTTAATAAGGCGATAAGGCAAGGTGATGCACTGGACTACTGCCCCAGCATCTGAAGTGCTAGAGACGTGCTGCAAGGACACACTATATGAATCAACAAGTAGCAGCAACTGGAGTAACTTCTAATAGATAGAGATGGAAAAGGAAAAGGAGAAATACACCAGGCCACCTAGCTCAACAGCCCCAGCTGTCTTTGCACATGGAGCATGTAACAGGATCCTAGTGGTGTGTTGCTATATTGAGGGGGGTGCCATGCCGCCAGCAAAGGGGAAACGCCGGTGAGATAGAAGCACGGATTCCACCACATAAATCCCAGCAAGCTGGCAGCGAAGAGCTGCCCTAGTATCAGATACGCACCTTTATGTTAAAATCATCTCTGTCGGCAACCTGTTGAAGAAGATGCTGGTTTTGTGTCTGCATGTCTTCATATGCTTGGCCAATTGTCTGCAGTGACAGCATCATTTGCTTTCAAACACACTCGCacgcacacacaaaaaaaaaacacTGCTGATAAGAAAACTAAAAATGAGCTAACCTCAATTTCAGAGATATAAGCATCTCCTTCTGCTTCTTTAATTCTTATTGCCTCCTTGAGTTCCAGAACATCTCTGCAAAACAGATCATACAAGGGATGGAAGCTGCGGAGATGATACAGAATACCAAGTCCTCATTGAACAATAAAATATCTACTGGTTCACAAACATAACATATACTGCCAGCTGTAAGAAAATATAAAAGCTCGTTTAAACTGCTGATCACTAGAATTAGTTggataatactccctctgttcctaaatataagtctttttaggatTATTGAGTTCGAATTAGGTTTTAACCTAGTTGGCCAAACAGGACAGTAAGGCACAAAATATATGTATTACTAGCTGGTGCAGGAACCAGTTGCAGGAGTTAAACTGGAACCTAGCCAGTTCTGATTTCACCTGGGCTGGTTAACGGCTGCAAAAAAAAAGTCCAGTTTGTTTGTGCATTTTGAGCCTATGAGTTTATTAAGAATTTAGTAAATGGAATTTAGGAACAAGGTGTATATGCTCGGATTTCCTATGGAAATTGTGAGCAAGTATGGGTTGTATTAGCCATTGAGCGGCAAAATGGGTGGTTTCGAAACCTATAAAGGACTATGTTAACAGTTATtaaacagtactccctccgtccagaattaaTTAATGttcaaacagatgtatctagacgtatttcgatgctagatacatctgtttgaaCAACATCAACTAATTCCGGTCGGACAAAGTATGTATTTAACACACTCAACATCTTTCACGTCATTAATAGCAGCAACCAGGGTGAAATAACTGCAATAATTAACATCCTGATCCCCTCAACGGAAAACTCGTTTGAAATAGCAATCCAAGTAGACTGGAGAACTATTTCAGTGCCAGTAAACTGGAGAACACATATCGAATTGACACTAGGAGAAGATAACTGACCTTTCAGATGCATCTACATCGGTCCTTAACTCTTCCAGTTCTGCTTCAGCAATGCAAAGCCTTCGCTGGCATGCAGTTTCGGCTTCATTTGCTGCTTTTACACGAAGCTCAAGACTATGCTCCTCTAGACTAGTTCTCAAATATTCAGCCTGCTTGCGAGCTCGATTTTCTGATTCCTTGATCTCTGTAATTGTCCTAGATTCACAGAGTAAAATAAGAATCTAACAAATGAAGCAAAAATATATTAGTATGCAAAATTGATGAAAGCTGTGAATTGACAATCATTCTATGGATCGTTTTTAAAGGGGAAATCAATGGGCATTCGGTAATGGAGGAAAGCGTAGAGGTAACCAACttatgttttttttttcattttttgagttCTCAGCCTATATGAACTATGATTTTATTCCTTGCcgttttgaacattttattttcagCGATCTAAACTAGTATATTTTTCTTTCGGCATTTACAAATGTCACATAGCACCTATGTCAGCTAGTGTTAGCAGATTGCATCCAAATTAACACTCTCATcactgttgaagtgtatatgtggattgcttAGCCATTTCCATCAGTTTGGACTtctggttgcgttggctagtgcatgaagcttaacaatcACATGTTTTAACAACCTGATAGATTTAACCTGACCGCAAATTTTCATATGTAAAGTATATAGCTGAAATTGAGGATTAAAGTAAAGATGGACTTCTTTTAGGCATACAGTAGAACATGTttattcagaagaaaaaaatgcatTGAATGATAGTAGAACTTTAAGAATCATAAAGGGATGTGTCAACTTTATCTCTTGTTCCCAAGGTGTGGTAAACTGTAAATCCCAAGTAAGTAGAAAACATTTTCTAACAGAGACTTTCAAGAATCTGGTGGACTACGTGATCATCTAAGAGAACAGCATAAGTCACAGTCATAAAAAATCAACACAACTGATAAGTGATAACGATAACAATCAAGTCAT from Triticum aestivum cultivar Chinese Spring chromosome 3B, IWGSC CS RefSeq v2.1, whole genome shotgun sequence includes these protein-coding regions:
- the LOC123072319 gene encoding E3 ubiquitin-protein ligase BRE1-like 2 isoform X2, giving the protein MAELEESRRKLVILQLQRHGGSLMNMSGPNDVNGAVSADKSSDKNMGWGDLKDAVEEAKTLAGDRLFELHETQEDNFILSKQLEDLQGQLKDDNYIFTSKPYAILSDQLHHLNAEIERYKGLVEVLQNDKNQFLQREKEMCAKGESVNNIKQSITAYEAKIEELEHQILKSMAEKNDLEIKVEESLQDSGKKDFKDEIHVMAAALSKEMEMMENQLNRSKDAASEALALREEAESLRTLLAKKISEQKEISDRYNAQVSEIKSLKELIETLEKENQELEFIVDMYGKECSESRTITEIKESENRARKQAEYLRTSLEEHSLELRVKAANEAETACQRRLCIAEAELEELRTDVDASERDVLELKEAIRIKEAEGDAYISEIETIGQAYEDMQTQNQHLLQQVADRDDFNIKLVSDSVKTKQASASLLSEKHLLQKQLHQVNSSLESSKQKLSRGEEQMKAYVAQAIKTSSENRHHAITIEKTLLEVSDAEKELKWLRSAVGSSEKEYEQNQKKIAELRTELERERSEKRKLEEAYEEVKNEVMELTSENEEATIQKLQDEIKDSKAILKCGVCFDRPKEVVITKCFHLFCSTCIQRNLELRHRKCPGCGTPFGQNDVREVKI